Part of the Natrialbaceae archaeon AArc-T1-2 genome, ACGGCCCCGGTCCGCGAAACACCGCCCGAGACAGCCGTCGCAAGTCGGCCCCGTCTCGAGGACCGCACGGGCGTGCTCGAGGATCATCGAGGCCACCTCCGGGTTCGAACGCCGGACTGTGACATGCCGTCGCGTTCACCGGACAGCAGCATAAAGGGGAGAGGGGTATCGCGCCCGGTCTTCGTTGCCGGCGTTGCTCCGTGACATTCCCTGGCCGCTGTACGTCAGTACCGCGAACCCACGGCCCGCCTGTGGGTTCACCGGTACATCGTTACGGCAATCTGTACCGTCCCGGGAGATAGAACGAGCCCTCGACCAGCTTCCCGCCGAGTTCGATCCCCTGCTCGCGGCCGACGGGTGATCGTCCCACGAGCGCAACGGACGACCGCCCTCTCGAGCTCTCGTCAGTTCGCGTCTCTGTCCCGTACGCTGATCAACACAGCGGCTATACACCCGGTCATGAGTCGTTCAACAGTCGGCTGCCGGGAGTGGCCTCGATACGGGTTCAGTCGGCCGTTCAGTCCACGAGACCGTTGACTGGACCATGGCCGGGAGTATAGATACCCATGGAATACGTATACGCAGCCCTCATCCTGCACGAGGCCGATGCCGAGGTTTCGGAGGAGAACGTAACCGACGTGCTCGAGGCCACGGGCATCGGCATTGACGAGCCCCGCGTCAAAGCGCTCGTCGCCGCACTCGAGGACGTCGACATCGAGGAGGCCGTCGCGGAGGCGGCCGTCGGCGCGCCGACAGCGGCCCCGATGCCAGAAGAGGCCGAGCCGGAAGAACCGGCGGAAGAAGCACCCGAAGAGGAGGAAGAGCCGGACGAAGAGGAAGAAGACGAAGAAGCGGCCGGCGAAGGACTGGGCGAGTTGTTCGGGTAGCTCCGCTCGAGGTCGACTGCCGGCTCGCGCTGCCCTACGTTTCTTACCGAACGGCGTAGAGAACGTCTCGTATGTCAGCAGACGGCGGCTGGATCGCGCTCTTCTCAGGTGGCAAGGAGTCCTCGTGGGCGCTCTATCGCGCGCTCGAGAGCGGCTGTGATGTCCGCCGTCTCGTGATCGTTACCCCGCAAGCGTCCTCCGGAATGTACCACGCACCCGCGACGTCGGTAGCCCGACTCGCCGCACGAAGCATCGGGATTCCCGTCGTCGACGCTGGCGTTCCGACCGTCGACGTCGAGCCACCGGATGTCGGCGGCGACCTCGCGGACGGCCGGGACGGTGACGCGTCGGTCGAACCGCTCGAGTCCGCGGTCGGGACGCTCGACGTCGAACTCGACGGTGGCGTGGCCGGAATACTCGTCGGCAGCGTCGAAAACGAGCTCCGGATCGATCGGCTCCGGTCGATCTGTGACGACGTCGGCTGTGACCTCCTCGCGCCGCTGTGGCGGGCGGAGCCGCGCGAACTCCTCGAGACGATGATCGACGCCGGCCTCGAGATCGTCGTCGTCGAGGTGACGGCACCGGGGTTCGACGAGTCCTGGCTCGGCCGTCGGCTGGATCGCGATGCGCTGGACGAGTTGGCAGAACTCCACCGCGAACGCGACGTCCACCTCCTCGGCGAAGGCGGCGAGTTCGAGACGATCGTCACCGACGGCCCACACATGTCCCGTCCCGTCGTCCTCGAGTTCGAACGGGAGTGGTACGACAACTGGGGGCGACTGCGAATCACCGACGCCAGACTCGACACGCATGCGCCGAAAACCGATCGAGGCTAGCCGAGGCTAGCTGCGCGGACGAGCATCGGATCAGCCGGTCTCAAGGCTGTCTTCGGCGACGAGAGGAACGAACCGCACCGCGCCGTGGGGCGTTCGCGTGACGTCGCCGCCGCGTTTCTCGAGCAGGTACAGCGTCTGTCGCTCGCCCGTCCCGGCCGGGGCGACCATCCGGCCGTCCTCGTCGAGTTGCTCGAGCAGTGGCTGGGGAACGTCTTCTCCCGCGGCAGTCACGTAGATCCGGTCGTACGGCGCGTGCTCCGGTAGGCCCTGCGCGCCGTCGCCGACGACGACCGTCACGTCGTCGTACCCCGCCCGGGCGAGGTTCTCGCGTGCCCACTCGGCGAGGTCGGCTCGCAGTTCGATCGAGTAAACGTGGTCGCCGCCGACGATCTCGGCCGTCACCGCGGCGTGATAGCCACTGCCCGTGCCGACCTCGAGCACGCGCTGTCCCGGTGCCAACTCGAGTAGCTCCGTCATATCCGCGACGAGATGCGGTGCAGTCACGACCTGCCCCTCGCCGATCTCGAGCGGGACGTCCCGGGTGGCTCGCTCGCGATCGGCCGGCCGGACGAACTCCTCCCGTGGCACCGTCCGCATCGCCGATGCGACCGCAGACGAACGGACGTATCCCTCCGCCCGCAGGTACTCGACGAGGCGGGCTCGGTCGTCGTCGCTTCCCATACGGCGTCGGTTACGACCTCGAGACGTATAGTCGAGTGAGTCGACCGAGACCGGTTCTTATACTGTCGGTCATACAGACGTGAACGCGACTCGCGACACCAGACACACGTTCACCGGCCGGCTCACCCGGACGCCAATTCACCGGTCCATGACCGACAGTATTAGTCACCCCGGACGAGCGATTCTGTCTCGGATGCCGTCCGTAACGCGCCGTCTCGAGTCTCCGTCAGCAGCCGTACGAACTGACCGGCGTTGGTCACGAGCTTGTTCTCCGCTTTCCGTAAGTGTTCCTCGAAGGTCGCTCGAGCGACGGTCGTCTCGTCTGCGAGTTCGACGATCGACGCTCCGCGTGGCTGGTCGTAGTAGCCAGCGTCCAGGGCGATCCGCAGGGCCTCGAGCTGGCGATCCGTGAGTCCGTCGAAGAGCCGATCGACCGAGATAAGTGAGCTGTGAGGGACCTGGCGCTCCTCGATCGAGGTCTTCGAGAGGACGTCGATCTCGCGGCTCTCGTCGAGTTCGGCTAGCAACGCGATGACGTCGCCCTCGTCGAAGCCGATCACGGTGTAGTGTTCCCAGCCGTTTCGGTAGACCGTCGGCGGCAGGTGCACGCAGTTGTGCCGTTCGAACGTCCGGACGATCGACTCCTCGATCGAACACGCACACGACTGGACGATCACGTGCAGGTCCGAGCCGTCGACCGAGGTGTGAAGGGCCGTCCCGAGTTCGTCGATCGCCTCGAGCAACTCGTCGTCGTCGACGTCCGGGGCGGTGATCTCGAGGATCTGGCAGTCCTGCAGAAACCATTCTCGAATCGACACGCCGGGAAACCGCTCGGAGAGTCCCCGGTAGGGACACTCGTGGCGGAGTTTGAAGGAGACTTCGTACATGCTCATAGGAACGACGACGGCTCTCCCCTCAATAACGGTGCCGGTCATAACTGGCACCGGTGATATGCCACCGCTCTCCCTATCGGGTACCGATGGCAGAAGTTACGCCGGAACCCGTCGCCGAACGACTCGAGCAGGGAGACGACGACTGCAGGGTGGTCGACATCCGCCACGAGACGGACTTCGGGGAGCGACACGTCCCCGGAAGCGAGAACGTCGACGTCGACGACGAACTGACGGACGATCCCGACGCGGCCCTCGAGGAACTCGAGGTGCTGCCGGAGGACGAGGAGATCGTCACCGTTTGTGCCAGCCGCTGTGCGGCCGAGTGATCCATGGGGAGCGAGTACACGCAAGGCATTCGCCCGAACTGGCGGCAGTTTACCCTTCAGATCTTTACGGTCTTTGCCGTCGGGCTCACGATGGGAGCCCAGCGAAACGTCGTCCCCATCATGGGCGAGGAGACCTTCGGCGTCGAGTCGCTTCTGGTGATCGGCTCGTTCGTCGTCAGCTTCGGGATCGTCAAGGCCGTGTTGAACCTCTACTCGGGGAAGTGGGCCGACGCCTATGGGCGCAAGCCGATCCTGATCGCGGGCTGGGTCGCGGCGGTTCCGATCCCCTTTATCCTGATCTTCGCACCGAGCTGGAGCTGGATCGCCGTCGGGAACGTGCTGCTGGGAATCAACCAGGGCGTCGCCTGGAGCATGAGCATGATCTCGAAGATCGAACTCGCCGGCCCCGACCAGCGCGGGCTGGCCGCGGGGCTCGACGAGGCCTTCGGCTACACCGGCGTCGCCGCGGGCGCGTGGCTCACTGGCGTGATCGCCGCCCAGTACAGCCTCCGGCCCGAACCGTTCTACTTCCTCGCGGCAGTGATCGTCGTCGCCCTGCTGATCGCAGTCGTCCTGATCAAGGAGACGCTGCCGTACGCGAAAGCCGAGGCCGCGACCGACGGCGGTGACGCCGAACCCGACGGCGGGAAGAGTGAAGCCGAGCTCCCCTTCACGGAGATCGTCAAGCGGGCGACCTACCGCGACCGGACGCTGTTTACCGCCGCACAGGCCGGCCACGTCGAGAACTTCGTCGACACGCTCGTCTGGATCGCGTTTCCGCTCTTTCTGGTCGCCCAGGGACTCGACGTCGCCCAGGTCGGGGTCGTCGTCGGCGTCCACAGCGCCGCGTACTTCCTGCAGGTTTACACCGGGCAGCTAAGCGATCGGATCGGGCGCAAACCCCCGATCGTCGCCGGCTTCTTCCTCGCCGGCGCGGGCGTGCTCGGCATGGTGCTCGTGGAGGGCTACTACCGCTGGATCCTCTTCTCGGCGCTGTCGGGCGTCGGGATGGCCTTGCACTACCCCAACCTGATCGCCGTCGCCAGCGACGCCGCCCACCCGCTGTGGCGCTCGACCGGGCTCGGCGTCTACCGGCTCTGGCGTGATCTGGGCTACGCCGTCGGGGCCATCCTCATCGGGCTCACCGTCGACCTGCTCACCATCGAGGCCGCCTTCTACGGCACCGCGATCGCGATGTTCCTCTCGGGCGGACTCGTCGTGGTCTGGATGGAAGAGACCCACCCCGACATCGGCACCTACGAGCCGCCGTCGACCGATCTCGAGGCGGACGCAGGCGATACCGTGACTGAAGATTAGGCTACTGGTTCCCACCCGAGGCTCGAGCCGGCACCGCCTTACTCGAGCAAATGCTCTCCGGTCATCTCGGGCGGCTGATCGACGTCGATCAACGAGAGCAGTGTCGGCGCAATGTCGGCTAACGTGCCACCCTCGCGGACGGTTCGACCACCGTCGGAGTACTGCTCCGACGAGGATCGCGACCCGTCGCCGGCTCGCTCACCACCGTCGGTCCCGTCGGGAGCCACGTAGACGAACGGGACGTCGTTGTAGGTGTGGGCCGTGTGCGGGTCGTCTTCGGTCCCCATGTCGTCGGCGTTGCCGTGATCCGCGGTGACGACGACGTGTGCGCCGGCGTCCTCGAGCGTCTCGAGGAGTCGACCCAGTTGCTCGTCGACGGCCTCGACGGCTGCGATGGCGGCCTCGTAGTCGCCGGTGTGGCCGACCATGTCGGGGTTGGCGTAGTTGAGGACGAGGACGTCGGGATCGTCGTGCTCGCGGGTCGTCTCTCCCCGCTCGCTTTGTCGAGACGCTCCCTCGGGTCGCGTCTCGCCCTCGACGATCTCGATCGCGGTGTCGGTCACTGCCGGTGCGCTCATCTCGGGTTGCTCGTCGTAGGTCGGCACGTCAGGGCTCTCGACGATCTCGCGAATCTCGCCGTCGAACTCGACCTCGCGCCCGCCGTTTAAGAAGTAAGTCACGTGGGCGTACTTCTCCGACTCGGCGATGCGCAACTGACTCTTGCCTGCATTCGCCAGCACCTCGCCGAGGGTGTTCGTCGGCTGGGTCGGCGGGAAGGCGACGGGCAGGTCGAAGGTCTTGTCGTACTGGGTCATCGTCACGACCTCGACGTCGGGCGGGTCGGTCTCGAACGCCCACTCCGGACGGATGTCTGCGAGCATCCGGGTCAGCTGGCGGGCGCGGTCGGATCGGAAGTTGAACCAGATCGCCGCGTCGCCATCTCGCAACGCGAGGTGGCTGCCAGCCGAGCGTTGCTCGGCGCTGTCGCCGTCCTCGAGTGCCGGCCGGTCCGTAATGAGCGTCGGCTCGACGAACTCGTCGGTGACGTCCCGGTCGTAGGAGTTCTCGACGGCTTCGACGGCCGACTCGGCGGTCCAGTCACCCTCGCGGTGGACGATCGCGTCGTAGGCTCGCTTCGTGCGCTCCCAGTTCTGATCGCGATCCATCGCGTAGTACCGGCCGGTCACGGTCGCAACGTGACCTGTCCCCACCGTCTCGATCACGTCCTCGAGGTCGGCGAGGTAGCCCGCACCGCCGGTCGGGGACGTATCGCGGCCGTCCATGAACGCGTGGGTGACCGCCTCGAGGCCGCGATCCGCGGCCATCCGGATCAGCGCGTGGAGGTGTTCGTGATCGGAGTGGACGCCGCCGTCGCTGACGAGGCCGAGAAAATGCACCTGGCCGCCCTCGTCCTCGGCGTGGTCGAACGCCGCGTCGATCGCGTCGTTCTCGTGGAACGAGCCGTCGGCGATCGCATCGGAGATGCGGGTGTACTCCTGGTAGACGACCCGACCGGCCCCGATGTTCAGGTGGCCGACCTCACTGTTTCCCATCTGGCCTTCCGGCAGACCGACGCGTCTGCCCGCGACCTCGAGTCGGCCCGCGGCTCCAACCTGCGAGAGCCGGTCGAAAACCGGCGTGTCGGCTGCCTCGACTGCGTCTCTGCCGTCGTGGTCTCCGAGTCCCCAGCCGTCGAGAATGACGAGTGCCGCGTCCATGCGCGTGGGGTCACGCCGGCGTCGTAACTACCTGTCGTTCCCCGCCGGAACGGGGGTTCAGTCGTCGTCGGCCTCGAGGAGGGACGCGTCGCGTCGGCCGTCGCCCTCCTCGACCGTCGCTCGAGAGACCGCCCCGAGGACGCTCTCGGGCGTCGACACGACTGCGGTTCGCCGGAGACGCTCGTAACGTCGTCTCGCCTCCGTGCCGGCGTGGTTGCGCCGCGTGAACGGCTCGGTTTCGACGACGACGAGCGAGCCAGCGTCTGCCAGCGACTCGAGGACGAGCTGGTTGCCCGCACTCACCGCGAGGTCGGCGATGACGGTGACGTCGGCGGCCTCGAGACGGGACTCGAGTTCCTCGCGGACGGTTCCGGAAAGCGGTGTGTACGGGTCGACGGCGAGTCGATCGACCGCGAGGGTTCGGACGGTTTCGGCGGCGACGTCGTCGCTCGAGACGGGACCGACGGAGACGTCGACGCCGGCTGCATCGAGACGGGCGACGACGCTGGCGGCGGTCGAGCCACGACCGAGAACGTGGACGCGACCGGGCGACTCCACGTCCGCGACGGGAGACGACAGTGCGGTGATCGTCTGCGTTCCCGTGACCGGGTTCGTCGTTACGGCCGCGGTCGCGTCGAACGCCTGCCCAACGGCGTCGGCAGTCAGGACCTCCTCGGGCGGACCACAGGAGAGCACCGCGCCGTCGGCGAGGACGATCAGCCGGTCGCAGTACCGGGCGGCGAGGTCCAGATCGTGGATCGCGGCGACGGCGGTTTTCCCGTCGGCGACGAGGTCGGCGACGTGCTCGAGCGTCTCGACGGCGTGAGAGACGTCGAGACTCGCGGTCGGCTCGTCGAGCAAGACGACGGGCGTGTCCTGGGCGATAGCCCGCGCGAGCAGGACTCGCTGTCGTTCGCCGCCGCTGACCTCGTCGATCGAGCGGTCGGCGAACTCGAGCGTGTGGGTACGCTCGAGGGCGTGGTCGACGAGCTCGCGATCTTCGCGGGTCGGCGGTGAGAACCGCGATCGGTGGGGGGTCCGTCCCATCTCGACGACGTCGCGGACGTCGAACGAAAACGAGAGGTGGGTGTCCTGGGGGACGACGGAGACGAGCCGGCTCGAGGCTTTCGAAGAGAGCGCGTGGACGTCGTGGCCGTCGATCTCGACGCGACCGGTGTCGGGGGCAAGGACGCCGCTCGTGGCCTGCAAGAGCGTGGTCTTGCCGGCTCCGTTCGGACCGACGAGGCCGACGAGTTCGCCCCGGTCGATCGAGACATCGACGTCCTCGAGGACGGGAACGTCGCCGTATCCCACCGAGAGCGAGTCGATTTCGATCACAGCGCGTGCACCTCCCTGCGGGTGAGCAAGTAAAGAAAGAAGGGCGCGCCGAGTGCGGCGGTGACGATGCCGACGGGAACCTCGGCGGGACCGGCCCGGGCGAGCGTGTCGGTGGCGACGAGAAAGGAGGCCCCGGCGAGTGCACTCGTCGGCAACAGGATGCGGTGGTCGGGACCGACGATCAGGCGCATGATGTGGGGGACGACGAGCCCGACGAAGCCGATGACGCCGGCGACGGCGACGCCGGCGGCGGTGACGAGACTCGCGACCGCGAGCAAGAGCAGTTTCGTCCGCTCGACCTCGACGCCGAGGTGGTGGGCGTCTGCCTCCCCGAGTAAGAGAACGTTCATCTCGCGGGTGAACGCACCGAGGATCGCCACGCCGGCGAGGGTAAACGGGAGGGCAAAGCCGACGTCGCCCCACGTGCTGTTGTTGAGATGTCCCATCATCCAGACGACGGCCTGGCGCAGGCTGTCGCCGCTGTGGACGAGCATGTAGGAGATCATCGCGCTGAGAAACGCCTGGACGGCGACGCCTGCCAGCAGCAACGTCGCGACCGGCGTGCGTCCGCCCTCGGTCGCGATAGCATAGACCAGGAAGGCGGTCGCGAGCGCGCCGACGAACGCAGAGAGGTGAAGTCCCCCGAACGGAACCAGGGCGGGAAAGGCGATGGCGGCGACGGCACCCGCGGCGGCACCGGTCGAGACGCCGATGATCGACGGGTCAGCAAGCGGGTTCCGGAAAAAGCCCTGCATCACTGTCCCCGCCGCGGCGAGTGAAAATCCGACCGTCGCCGCCAGGGCGATCCGTGGGAGACGGACGTCCGCGACGATGATCTGGTGACTCTCGGGAACCGCGAACGAAAAGACGGTCGTGTACTCGAGTGTCGGCACAGGCACTACCCAGCCGACGACGGGCACCGACGCCGTTCCGGCGGCGATCCCGGTCGGAACGACGACGACGTTGAGCGTCGCCATCGCGACCGTCACGGGGTCGACCCGGACCGGACCGATCGCCGCACTGACGACGACGACGCCGGCGAGGAGCGTGATCAACCCCGCCGACCACGCGACGATACGGGTCGGTCGTTCCATGCCCAGCAACCACGATTGCTTTAGGCAAATATTTGTTGAAGTGGCGCTGAGGACTCAAGCGATGCGAAAACCACTGATCGCCCTGATCGCGACGCTGGTCGTCGTCGCCACCCTCACACCCGCGGCGGCCGCCCACGACGCTACCCCGTCAGCCGGCGACGTCGAGTGTGAGTACCCGCTTGAACTCACCGACGGAACCGGCGAGACGGTGGCACTCGAGGAGCCGCCCGAACGTGTCGTGGCGCTGATGCCGAGCGACGCCCGGACGGCGTTCGAGATCGGTGCCGAGGACGTCGTCGTCGGGATGCCGATCACCGACGCGACCGCCGACCTCGCAGTCGGCGACCGCACCGACGTCACCGAGGACGACGGCTTCACGACCGACGTCGAGACCGTCGTCGGACTCGAGCCGGACGTCGTCGTTGCCGGCAGTGCGGCCAGCGAAGACGAGATCGACCAGCTCCGTGATCTCGGGCTCACCGTCTACCACTTCGACGAGGCCGAGTCCCTCGAGGACGTCGTCGAGAACGTGGCAATCACCGGACAGCTGACTGGCGACTGTGCGGGTGCCACGGAGACGGCCGAGTGGATGGACGACCGGTTCGACCTGCTCGAGTCCGCCGTCGAAGACGAGGATCACCCGCTGGCGTACTACCCGATGGGTGGTGGCTTCACGGCGGGCACCGAGACGTTCCAGCACGAGGTCATGACGACTGC contains:
- the gpmI gene encoding 2,3-bisphosphoglycerate-independent phosphoglycerate mutase yields the protein MDAALVILDGWGLGDHDGRDAVEAADTPVFDRLSQVGAAGRLEVAGRRVGLPEGQMGNSEVGHLNIGAGRVVYQEYTRISDAIADGSFHENDAIDAAFDHAEDEGGQVHFLGLVSDGGVHSDHEHLHALIRMAADRGLEAVTHAFMDGRDTSPTGGAGYLADLEDVIETVGTGHVATVTGRYYAMDRDQNWERTKRAYDAIVHREGDWTAESAVEAVENSYDRDVTDEFVEPTLITDRPALEDGDSAEQRSAGSHLALRDGDAAIWFNFRSDRARQLTRMLADIRPEWAFETDPPDVEVVTMTQYDKTFDLPVAFPPTQPTNTLGEVLANAGKSQLRIAESEKYAHVTYFLNGGREVEFDGEIREIVESPDVPTYDEQPEMSAPAVTDTAIEIVEGETRPEGASRQSERGETTREHDDPDVLVLNYANPDMVGHTGDYEAAIAAVEAVDEQLGRLLETLEDAGAHVVVTADHGNADDMGTEDDPHTAHTYNDVPFVYVAPDGTDGGERAGDGSRSSSEQYSDGGRTVREGGTLADIAPTLLSLIDVDQPPEMTGEHLLE
- a CDS encoding helix-turn-helix domain-containing protein, with translation MSMYEVSFKLRHECPYRGLSERFPGVSIREWFLQDCQILEITAPDVDDDELLEAIDELGTALHTSVDGSDLHVIVQSCACSIEESIVRTFERHNCVHLPPTVYRNGWEHYTVIGFDEGDVIALLAELDESREIDVLSKTSIEERQVPHSSLISVDRLFDGLTDRQLEALRIALDAGYYDQPRGASIVELADETTVARATFEEHLRKAENKLVTNAGQFVRLLTETRDGALRTASETESLVRGD
- the btuC gene encoding vitamin B12 ABC transporter permease BtuC; amino-acid sequence: MERPTRIVAWSAGLITLLAGVVVVSAAIGPVRVDPVTVAMATLNVVVVPTGIAAGTASVPVVGWVVPVPTLEYTTVFSFAVPESHQIIVADVRLPRIALAATVGFSLAAAGTVMQGFFRNPLADPSIIGVSTGAAAGAVAAIAFPALVPFGGLHLSAFVGALATAFLVYAIATEGGRTPVATLLLAGVAVQAFLSAMISYMLVHSGDSLRQAVVWMMGHLNNSTWGDVGFALPFTLAGVAILGAFTREMNVLLLGEADAHHLGVEVERTKLLLLAVASLVTAAGVAVAGVIGFVGLVVPHIMRLIVGPDHRILLPTSALAGASFLVATDTLARAGPAEVPVGIVTAALGAPFFLYLLTRREVHAL
- the rpl12p gene encoding 50S ribosomal protein P1, which gives rise to MEYVYAALILHEADAEVSEENVTDVLEATGIGIDEPRVKALVAALEDVDIEEAVAEAAVGAPTAAPMPEEAEPEEPAEEAPEEEEEPDEEEEDEEAAGEGLGELFG
- a CDS encoding diphthine--ammonia ligase, with the translated sequence MSADGGWIALFSGGKESSWALYRALESGCDVRRLVIVTPQASSGMYHAPATSVARLAARSIGIPVVDAGVPTVDVEPPDVGGDLADGRDGDASVEPLESAVGTLDVELDGGVAGILVGSVENELRIDRLRSICDDVGCDLLAPLWRAEPRELLETMIDAGLEIVVVEVTAPGFDESWLGRRLDRDALDELAELHRERDVHLLGEGGEFETIVTDGPHMSRPVVLEFEREWYDNWGRLRITDARLDTHAPKTDRG
- a CDS encoding MFS transporter, giving the protein MGSEYTQGIRPNWRQFTLQIFTVFAVGLTMGAQRNVVPIMGEETFGVESLLVIGSFVVSFGIVKAVLNLYSGKWADAYGRKPILIAGWVAAVPIPFILIFAPSWSWIAVGNVLLGINQGVAWSMSMISKIELAGPDQRGLAAGLDEAFGYTGVAAGAWLTGVIAAQYSLRPEPFYFLAAVIVVALLIAVVLIKETLPYAKAEAATDGGDAEPDGGKSEAELPFTEIVKRATYRDRTLFTAAQAGHVENFVDTLVWIAFPLFLVAQGLDVAQVGVVVGVHSAAYFLQVYTGQLSDRIGRKPPIVAGFFLAGAGVLGMVLVEGYYRWILFSALSGVGMALHYPNLIAVASDAAHPLWRSTGLGVYRLWRDLGYAVGAILIGLTVDLLTIEAAFYGTAIAMFLSGGLVVVWMEETHPDIGTYEPPSTDLEADAGDTVTED
- a CDS encoding rhodanese-like domain-containing protein, producing the protein MAEVTPEPVAERLEQGDDDCRVVDIRHETDFGERHVPGSENVDVDDELTDDPDAALEELEVLPEDEEIVTVCASRCAAE
- a CDS encoding ATP-binding cassette domain-containing protein; translation: MIEIDSLSVGYGDVPVLEDVDVSIDRGELVGLVGPNGAGKTTLLQATSGVLAPDTGRVEIDGHDVHALSSKASSRLVSVVPQDTHLSFSFDVRDVVEMGRTPHRSRFSPPTREDRELVDHALERTHTLEFADRSIDEVSGGERQRVLLARAIAQDTPVVLLDEPTASLDVSHAVETLEHVADLVADGKTAVAAIHDLDLAARYCDRLIVLADGAVLSCGPPEEVLTADAVGQAFDATAAVTTNPVTGTQTITALSSPVADVESPGRVHVLGRGSTAASVVARLDAAGVDVSVGPVSSDDVAAETVRTLAVDRLAVDPYTPLSGTVREELESRLEAADVTVIADLAVSAGNQLVLESLADAGSLVVVETEPFTRRNHAGTEARRRYERLRRTAVVSTPESVLGAVSRATVEEGDGRRDASLLEADDD
- a CDS encoding PGF-CTERM-anchored ABC transporter substrate-binding protein; amino-acid sequence: MRKPLIALIATLVVVATLTPAAAAHDATPSAGDVECEYPLELTDGTGETVALEEPPERVVALMPSDARTAFEIGAEDVVVGMPITDATADLAVGDRTDVTEDDGFTTDVETVVGLEPDVVVAGSAASEDEIDQLRDLGLTVYHFDEAESLEDVVENVAITGQLTGDCAGATETAEWMDDRFDLLESAVEDEDHPLAYYPMGGGFTAGTETFQHEVMTTAGLENVASHAGIEGWEPISEEVVVEEDPEWIVYGDGFDEPQVSEAVHETTASQEENVVAVDDNDFSQPGPNVVFAVEEILEAVHPDAYDEISDDLAALDADYESDESDESDEAGDADDADDTTDDPVPGFAVPAAVAALLAVVAVLARRR
- a CDS encoding protein-L-isoaspartate(D-aspartate) O-methyltransferase, whose product is MGSDDDRARLVEYLRAEGYVRSSAVASAMRTVPREEFVRPADRERATRDVPLEIGEGQVVTAPHLVADMTELLELAPGQRVLEVGTGSGYHAAVTAEIVGGDHVYSIELRADLAEWARENLARAGYDDVTVVVGDGAQGLPEHAPYDRIYVTAAGEDVPQPLLEQLDEDGRMVAPAGTGERQTLYLLEKRGGDVTRTPHGAVRFVPLVAEDSLETG